A single genomic interval of Arthrobacter methylotrophus harbors:
- a CDS encoding DUF3052 domain-containing protein: MSEADAATSVNVAERLGFKDGDLIQELGYDDDVDFDLRDDIEELTGSELLDEDDHEVVDAVIFWWRDGDGDLVDALVDSLTTLGEGGVVWVLTPKSGRDNYVSPSDIQDAAPTAGLHCTTSAGVSKDWSATRLVARKTNK, encoded by the coding sequence GTGAGCGAGGCCGACGCCGCCACATCGGTAAATGTGGCGGAAAGATTGGGTTTCAAAGATGGGGATCTAATTCAGGAACTCGGTTACGACGATGATGTCGATTTCGATTTGCGTGATGACATTGAGGAACTCACGGGTTCCGAACTGCTTGACGAAGACGATCACGAGGTAGTGGATGCGGTTATTTTCTGGTGGCGCGACGGCGACGGGGACCTTGTCGACGCCCTCGTGGATTCATTGACCACGCTGGGAGAAGGCGGTGTGGTGTGGGTGTTGACCCCGAAATCCGGCCGCGATAACTATGTTTCCCCGTCAGATATCCAGGACGCTGCTCCCACTGCTGGCTTGCATTGCACAACCTCCGCAGGCGTCTCCAAGGACTGGAGCGCCACGAGGCTTGTAGCGCGCAAGACGAACAAATGA
- a CDS encoding peroxiredoxin, translated as MTHTKLNSVGLHPGVPAVGQEAPDFELVNQFGEPIRLSSLRGRNVVVVFYPFAFSGICTGELCEIRDNLGIFEHSNATVLGISVDSKFALRAYADKEGYEFDLLADFWPHGAVAEKYGVFDAATGMSLRGTFIIDAAGILRYVVVNPRGQARDLTEYREALSALGQA; from the coding sequence ATGACGCATACCAAGTTGAACTCTGTCGGGCTGCATCCTGGAGTTCCTGCCGTAGGCCAGGAAGCCCCGGATTTTGAGCTAGTGAACCAATTCGGGGAGCCAATCCGCCTGTCCAGTCTTCGCGGCCGCAACGTGGTGGTGGTCTTCTACCCCTTCGCCTTCTCCGGGATCTGCACGGGGGAACTGTGTGAGATCCGCGACAATCTTGGTATTTTCGAACACTCCAACGCCACTGTCCTGGGGATCTCGGTGGACAGCAAGTTCGCTTTGAGGGCCTATGCGGACAAGGAAGGCTACGAGTTTGATCTCCTGGCCGACTTCTGGCCGCACGGGGCAGTTGCTGAGAAATATGGCGTTTTCGATGCCGCTACGGGCATGTCGTTGCGGGGCACTTTCATTATTGATGCCGCAGGCATCCTCCGTTATGTGGTCGTCAATCCGCGCGGCCAAGCACGGGACCTTACGGAGTATCGTGAGGCATTGTCCGCCCTGGGCCAGGCCTAG
- the gndA gene encoding NADP-dependent phosphogluconate dehydrogenase: MSAHIGVTGLAVMGANLARNLARNGFTVALHNRSVEKTDALLAKHGTDGDFIRTETLQELVDSLEKPRRVLIMVKAGKPVDAVIDQLVPLLEPGDIVIDAGNSHFEDTRRREAALAEKELHFVGVGVSGGEEGALNGPSIMPGGSKESYDALGPLLEKISAKVDGKPCCAWIGTDGAGHFVKMVHNGIEYADMQVIGEAFDLLRSGAGIEPAEQSRIFAEWNKGELASFLIEISAEVLGHVDARTGKPFVDVVVDAAGQKGTGRWTVISALELGSPVSGIAESVFARALSSQAEQRKLGQELLAGEEIAVEVPGNFVEDVRQALYASKLVSYAQGLDMLTSAAKEYGWDLKLDEIASLWRGGCIIRAELLKEITNAYAAEEKPANLLFAPAFTKAIAGALPAWRRVVATAVQLGIPVPVFSSSLAYYDGLRRKRLAAAVIQGQRDLFGAHTYGRVDAEGTFHTLWGEDKSEISAVDTH, from the coding sequence ATGTCAGCACACATCGGTGTCACCGGCCTCGCGGTGATGGGCGCCAATCTGGCCCGCAACTTGGCCCGCAACGGTTTCACCGTTGCTCTGCACAACCGTTCCGTCGAGAAGACCGACGCCCTGCTGGCTAAGCACGGCACGGATGGTGACTTCATCCGCACGGAAACCCTCCAGGAGCTCGTTGATTCCTTGGAGAAGCCCCGTCGTGTCCTGATCATGGTGAAGGCCGGCAAGCCGGTTGACGCTGTGATCGATCAGCTCGTTCCTTTGCTGGAGCCTGGTGACATTGTGATCGACGCCGGTAACTCGCATTTCGAGGACACCCGTCGCCGGGAAGCAGCATTGGCTGAGAAGGAGCTGCACTTCGTGGGCGTGGGTGTTTCCGGCGGCGAGGAGGGCGCGCTCAACGGCCCCTCGATCATGCCCGGTGGTTCCAAGGAGTCTTACGACGCTCTGGGTCCGTTGCTGGAGAAGATCTCTGCCAAGGTTGACGGGAAGCCGTGCTGTGCGTGGATCGGCACTGATGGTGCCGGGCACTTCGTCAAGATGGTTCACAACGGCATCGAGTACGCCGACATGCAGGTCATCGGTGAAGCGTTCGATCTCCTTCGCTCGGGTGCGGGCATCGAGCCGGCCGAGCAGTCCAGGATCTTCGCCGAGTGGAACAAGGGCGAACTCGCTTCGTTCCTGATCGAAATTTCCGCGGAGGTCCTGGGCCACGTTGATGCCAGGACGGGCAAGCCGTTCGTGGATGTCGTCGTGGACGCTGCCGGGCAGAAGGGTACGGGGCGCTGGACGGTCATCTCCGCCCTGGAGCTCGGTTCTCCGGTTTCGGGCATTGCGGAGTCGGTCTTCGCCCGGGCCCTGTCTTCCCAGGCGGAGCAGCGCAAGCTGGGTCAGGAGCTGCTTGCCGGGGAGGAAATCGCCGTCGAGGTTCCCGGGAACTTCGTCGAGGACGTCCGCCAGGCGCTGTACGCTTCCAAGCTCGTTTCGTACGCCCAGGGCCTGGACATGCTGACCTCGGCTGCCAAGGAGTACGGCTGGGACCTGAAGCTGGATGAAATCGCTTCGCTGTGGCGCGGTGGCTGCATCATCCGTGCCGAGCTGCTGAAGGAAATCACCAACGCCTACGCAGCCGAAGAGAAGCCGGCCAACCTGCTGTTCGCTCCGGCTTTCACCAAGGCGATTGCCGGTGCGCTGCCGGCATGGCGGCGCGTGGTGGCCACGGCTGTCCAGCTGGGCATCCCGGTTCCGGTGTTCTCCTCCTCGCTGGCCTATTACGACGGACTGCGCCGCAAGCGCCTTGCCGCGGCGGTCATCCAGGGACAGCGTGACCTCTTCGGTGCGCACACCTACGGCCGCGTCGACGCTGAAGGCACCTTCCACACCCTCTGGGGCGAAGACAAGTCCGAAATCTCGGCAGTCGACACGCACTAG
- a CDS encoding MFS transporter, whose amino-acid sequence MLVTTRTKTKLADMDGAVVEPEQLRRATLASSVGSALEYYDFYIYGLASALIFGPLFFKPLGESGALIASFATYGVGFAARPFGGIVFGYIGDRFGRKMVLLLTIGMMGFASFAIGLLPTFDQAGLLGAVLLVTLRIVQGLGAGAEQAGATTLISEVAPPKRRGYFASLPFVGIQLGTLLGAGTFALIGMANKSVLEGWLWRVPFLASIVLIIVAVFIRLRLKETPVFQELEKHKNVVKNPVGELLRHSKKNVLIGIGLRMGENGNSSIYSTLLISFISVKEGVFPGDKFIGPVGLLIAAGFAAVMVVTFGALSDRIGRVKVYRYGALFQAIFAIPAFYLVTLGNVTLVWAVMVVGIALGVQSMLGPQCPLLPELFGSQYRFTGVALSREISAVFAGGFVPLIGAAFLAATGNSWVVLAVYSLVLALISYITTFFTPETAGRDLLSLEDAK is encoded by the coding sequence GTGCTTGTGACAACTCGTACTAAGACAAAGCTTGCTGATATGGACGGCGCCGTAGTCGAGCCGGAACAGCTGCGAAGGGCAACTCTTGCCAGTTCCGTAGGATCCGCCCTGGAGTACTACGACTTCTACATCTATGGTCTGGCCTCGGCCCTGATCTTCGGACCGCTGTTCTTCAAGCCCTTGGGCGAAAGCGGCGCGTTGATCGCCTCGTTCGCTACCTATGGAGTTGGATTCGCGGCCCGGCCCTTCGGCGGAATCGTCTTCGGATACATCGGCGACCGTTTCGGCCGCAAGATGGTCCTCCTGCTGACCATCGGCATGATGGGCTTCGCCAGCTTCGCGATCGGCCTGTTGCCGACCTTCGATCAGGCTGGCCTGCTTGGTGCCGTGCTGCTCGTGACGCTGCGCATCGTCCAGGGCCTCGGTGCCGGAGCCGAGCAGGCAGGGGCAACGACCCTGATCTCCGAAGTTGCTCCGCCCAAGCGTCGCGGCTACTTCGCTTCGCTGCCTTTCGTCGGTATTCAGCTCGGAACCCTTCTTGGTGCAGGTACTTTCGCTCTGATCGGCATGGCCAACAAGAGCGTGCTCGAAGGCTGGCTGTGGCGCGTGCCGTTCCTTGCCAGCATCGTCCTGATCATCGTGGCAGTCTTCATCCGCCTCCGGTTGAAGGAAACTCCTGTGTTCCAGGAGCTGGAGAAGCACAAGAACGTGGTGAAGAACCCCGTTGGCGAGCTGCTGAGGCACTCAAAGAAGAACGTGCTGATTGGCATTGGCCTCCGCATGGGCGAGAACGGCAACTCCTCGATCTATTCGACGCTGCTGATCTCCTTTATTTCCGTCAAGGAAGGTGTCTTCCCAGGCGACAAGTTCATCGGACCGGTGGGCCTCCTGATCGCAGCAGGTTTCGCGGCCGTCATGGTGGTTACCTTCGGCGCCTTGTCCGACCGGATTGGCCGAGTGAAGGTATACCGCTACGGGGCCCTGTTCCAGGCCATCTTCGCCATCCCGGCGTTCTACCTCGTCACTCTTGGCAATGTCACGCTCGTGTGGGCCGTCATGGTGGTCGGTATCGCCCTTGGCGTGCAGTCCATGCTCGGCCCGCAGTGCCCGCTGCTGCCGGAATTGTTCGGTTCGCAGTACCGCTTCACGGGTGTCGCTCTGAGCCGTGAAATATCGGCTGTCTTTGCCGGCGGGTTCGTTCCCCTGATCGGTGCCGCCTTCCTTGCCGCAACGGGAAACTCGTGGGTGGTCCTCGCGGTTTACTCGCTGGTCCTGGCGCTGATCTCATACATCACCACGTTCTTCACTCCGGAAACGGCCGGCCGCGACCTTCTGTCCCTGGAGGACGCCAAGTAA
- a CDS encoding L-idonate 5-dehydrogenase — MSDIQHAGFQLPQSAPAVVAHAAGDLRIEDIALVVPIPEQAVVEIAYGGICGSDLHYWLHGAAGESILKAPMVLGHEIVGTVVQQAADGSGPTAGTAVAVHPASPAPGAARYPEDRPNLSPGCTYLGSAARYPHTDGAFSRYATLPSRMLRVLPATLDLRTAALVEPASVAWHAVARAGDVAGKTALVIGSGPIGALAVAVLKRAGARRIVAVDMYDKPLEIARAVGADEVLKGDDADAIAAVEADVVIESSGSHFGLASAIKGAVRGGKVVMVGLLPSGPQPVFISLAITRELELLGSFRFNDEIDEVIAALADGSLYVDPVVTHEFTLDRGLEAFEVARNSAESGKVLLNFQPPA, encoded by the coding sequence ATGAGCGATATCCAGCACGCTGGCTTTCAGCTTCCCCAGTCCGCCCCCGCCGTCGTGGCCCACGCCGCGGGGGACCTCCGGATCGAGGACATCGCCCTCGTCGTTCCCATCCCGGAGCAAGCTGTCGTCGAGATTGCCTACGGTGGCATCTGCGGCTCGGATCTGCACTATTGGCTCCACGGCGCCGCGGGGGAATCAATCCTCAAGGCCCCGATGGTGCTTGGTCACGAAATCGTCGGCACGGTAGTCCAGCAGGCCGCCGATGGCAGCGGACCGACGGCCGGCACCGCCGTCGCAGTTCACCCGGCAAGCCCCGCCCCGGGCGCCGCCAGGTATCCGGAGGACCGGCCCAACCTTTCGCCGGGCTGCACCTACCTCGGAAGTGCCGCGCGGTACCCGCACACCGACGGCGCCTTCAGCCGCTACGCCACTCTGCCGTCCCGCATGCTCCGGGTCCTGCCTGCCACGCTGGACTTGCGCACCGCGGCACTTGTGGAGCCGGCAAGCGTGGCGTGGCACGCGGTCGCCCGCGCCGGAGACGTGGCCGGAAAAACTGCGCTGGTGATCGGAAGCGGTCCAATCGGCGCGTTGGCCGTGGCAGTCCTCAAGCGCGCCGGGGCACGCCGGATCGTCGCTGTTGACATGTATGACAAGCCTCTCGAGATCGCCCGCGCAGTGGGCGCGGACGAAGTTCTCAAGGGGGACGACGCGGACGCTATCGCCGCGGTGGAAGCCGACGTCGTCATCGAGTCCTCCGGCAGCCACTTTGGACTGGCATCGGCCATCAAGGGCGCCGTGCGCGGTGGCAAGGTGGTGATGGTCGGGTTGTTGCCCTCCGGTCCGCAACCGGTCTTTATTTCGCTGGCCATCACGCGCGAGCTCGAACTGCTGGGCTCGTTCCGTTTCAACGACGAAATCGATGAGGTCATTGCCGCACTCGCGGACGGCTCGCTCTACGTCGATCCTGTCGTGACACACGAGTTCACGCTGGACCGGGGCCTGGAAGCCTTTGAAGTAGCCAGGAACTCAGCCGAATCCGGGAAAGTGCTCCTGAACTTCCAGCCGCCCGCCTAG
- a CDS encoding FadR/GntR family transcriptional regulator has translation MSTSLHYRAVEHLGTRIVGGKLPTGHVMLAEHLEDELKVSRSVVREAVRVLQSLGLVETIKRVGIRVLPAHRWNPFDPLVIRWRLAGEGRGAQLRSLAELRSAVEPVAAELAAENAPESLRRELLEISLAMREAGRAGDMPTFLDLDIRFHALVLSGSGNEMFANLVGQVTETLTGRTVHGLMPEHPKEAALQWHVDVAQGISDRDGPKAREASSNIMRETIADLAPSWEGQPRVFVPVERH, from the coding sequence ATGTCAACCAGTCTCCACTACCGCGCTGTTGAGCATCTTGGTACCCGGATCGTCGGCGGCAAGTTGCCTACGGGTCATGTCATGTTGGCCGAGCACCTGGAGGACGAGCTCAAAGTCTCACGGTCGGTGGTACGTGAGGCTGTAAGAGTACTGCAGTCATTGGGACTGGTGGAAACCATCAAGCGCGTTGGCATCCGCGTCCTTCCGGCCCATCGCTGGAACCCCTTCGATCCGTTGGTCATCCGCTGGCGGCTGGCAGGGGAAGGCCGCGGCGCACAGTTGCGTTCCCTCGCCGAACTCCGCTCCGCCGTCGAACCCGTAGCCGCGGAACTGGCTGCGGAGAACGCACCTGAGTCGCTGCGCAGGGAGCTGTTGGAGATCTCACTGGCCATGCGCGAGGCCGGCCGCGCGGGCGACATGCCCACTTTCCTGGATCTCGACATCCGTTTCCACGCGCTGGTGCTTTCCGGCTCCGGCAATGAGATGTTCGCGAACCTGGTCGGCCAGGTCACCGAGACGCTCACCGGCCGGACGGTCCACGGCCTCATGCCCGAACACCCCAAGGAAGCCGCTTTGCAGTGGCACGTGGATGTGGCCCAGGGAATTAGCGACAGAGACGGCCCCAAAGCCCGCGAGGCCTCGTCCAACATCATGCGGGAGACCATCGCGGACTTGGCGCCCAGCTGGGAAGGCCAGCCGAGGGTATTTGTTCCCGTCGAGCGGCACTGA
- a CDS encoding D-2-hydroxyacid dehydrogenase, translating into MMNTMTTDELTIAIAVPLESEHVERIRAVDPSITVLYEPELLPPERFPADHSGDPDFKRTPEQEERYWSMLNKAQVLYGFPNENPAGLARIAKSNPHLQWIHAMAAGAGGAVKASGLDSETLQKFKVTTSAGVHALPLAEFAALGILNGFKRSAELAQDQAAKVWPELRTPTKLVNGSQLVITGLGEIGLETARIARALGMKVSGTKRNIEAIEGINEVADNQGLAGLLASADAVVNTLPGTPYTEKLFNHEIFSAMKPGTVLVNVGRGTVIDEEALLEALDNGQVSYACLDVFAVEPLPQESPLWNHPKVMVSPHTSALSAAENRLIAERFVSNLRTFLDGGELPHLVDTVHFY; encoded by the coding sequence ATGATGAACACCATGACGACTGATGAACTCACCATCGCGATCGCAGTCCCGCTCGAGTCCGAGCATGTGGAGCGTATCCGTGCAGTAGATCCGAGCATCACGGTGCTCTACGAACCCGAACTGCTTCCACCGGAACGCTTCCCGGCCGACCACTCCGGAGACCCGGACTTCAAGCGCACCCCCGAGCAGGAGGAACGCTACTGGTCGATGCTGAACAAGGCGCAGGTCCTCTACGGCTTCCCCAACGAGAATCCGGCCGGCCTGGCCCGCATCGCCAAGAGCAACCCCCACCTGCAGTGGATCCACGCCATGGCCGCAGGCGCCGGTGGCGCAGTGAAAGCGTCCGGCCTCGACAGCGAAACCTTGCAGAAGTTCAAGGTCACCACCTCCGCAGGCGTGCACGCGCTTCCGCTCGCCGAGTTTGCGGCCCTGGGCATCCTCAACGGATTCAAGCGCAGCGCGGAACTCGCACAAGACCAAGCCGCCAAGGTCTGGCCTGAGCTACGCACCCCCACCAAGCTGGTGAACGGCTCCCAGCTGGTCATCACGGGACTCGGCGAAATCGGCCTCGAAACCGCCCGCATCGCCCGCGCACTCGGCATGAAGGTGAGCGGAACCAAGCGGAACATCGAAGCCATCGAAGGGATCAACGAGGTAGCGGACAACCAAGGCCTGGCTGGACTCCTGGCTTCCGCCGATGCCGTCGTCAACACCTTGCCCGGAACGCCATACACCGAGAAGCTCTTCAACCACGAGATCTTCTCGGCCATGAAGCCCGGCACGGTTCTTGTCAACGTCGGACGCGGAACCGTCATTGATGAGGAGGCACTCCTCGAAGCGCTGGACAACGGCCAGGTGTCCTACGCATGCCTGGACGTCTTCGCCGTCGAGCCGCTCCCCCAGGAGAGCCCGCTGTGGAACCACCCGAAAGTCATGGTCTCTCCCCACACCTCGGCACTCAGCGCCGCCGAGAACCGCCTCATCGCCGAGCGCTTCGTCAGCAACCTGCGTACGTTCCTCGACGGCGGAGAGCTCCCCCACCTCGTGGACACGGTGCACTTCTACTAA
- a CDS encoding NAD-dependent protein deacetylase: MSAQRPGVGMTGFAVLPSASTTELDRDELDALRQAAGILGGKRFAVLTGAGLSTDSGIPDYRGPGAAPRNPMTFQEFTGSAANRRRYWARNHLGWSHLRHADPNAGHAAVALLERRGLLTGLITQNVDRLHEAAGSANVVDLHGRYDRVICLGGGHVFTRSLLASILEEINPGFLEAAQASGVVEMAPDADASMEDPQLIRSFVVAVCPVCGGTLKPDFVYFGENVPKDRVQRAYSMVDDAGALLVAGSSLTVMSGLRFVRHAAKLGKPVVIINRGPTRGDDFASLKMEAGVSGALAWLAAELPELLPPHQPIGVPGD; this comes from the coding sequence ATGAGCGCCCAACGGCCGGGCGTCGGAATGACCGGCTTCGCTGTTCTGCCGTCGGCCTCGACTACTGAGTTGGATCGGGATGAACTCGACGCCCTCCGGCAGGCCGCCGGGATTCTCGGTGGTAAGCGGTTTGCCGTTCTGACGGGAGCCGGCCTGAGCACTGACTCCGGAATTCCCGATTACCGGGGCCCGGGGGCCGCGCCCCGGAATCCCATGACCTTCCAGGAGTTCACAGGAAGCGCTGCGAACCGGCGCCGATACTGGGCAAGGAACCACCTTGGATGGTCGCATCTCCGGCATGCCGACCCGAATGCCGGGCACGCCGCCGTCGCACTCCTTGAACGGCGGGGCCTGCTTACGGGACTCATCACTCAGAATGTGGACCGTCTGCACGAAGCCGCCGGCAGCGCCAATGTGGTGGACCTGCATGGCCGCTACGATCGCGTGATCTGCTTGGGCGGGGGCCATGTCTTCACCCGAAGCCTCCTCGCGTCGATCCTTGAGGAGATCAATCCCGGGTTCCTGGAGGCCGCCCAAGCGTCGGGCGTCGTGGAGATGGCGCCTGACGCCGATGCCTCGATGGAGGATCCCCAACTCATCCGATCATTCGTCGTCGCTGTTTGTCCCGTCTGTGGAGGGACGCTCAAGCCCGATTTTGTGTACTTTGGTGAAAATGTTCCCAAGGATCGGGTGCAACGCGCCTATTCGATGGTGGACGACGCCGGGGCCTTGCTGGTTGCGGGTTCTTCCTTGACGGTGATGAGCGGGCTGAGGTTCGTCAGGCACGCCGCCAAGCTCGGCAAGCCTGTAGTCATCATCAACCGTGGACCTACACGCGGCGACGACTTCGCGAGCCTCAAGATGGAAGCAGGGGTCAGCGGTGCCTTGGCCTGGCTCGCTGCTGAACTTCCCGAGCTGTTGCCTCCTCACCAGCCGATTGGTGTTCCGGGCGATTGA
- a CDS encoding NAD(P)-dependent oxidoreductase: protein MTAKTVGFVGLGLMGFPMAANLLANGWEVTAWNRSAGALAELEKLDGKRSESVAGLRDQAVIIFMLPDLSYIQDAAAPLLDSWRLEVPLPGTTLVVMSSVSPTAVQDFGRTVHSASGGNAVVVDAPVSGGTKGAQDGTLAIMVGAGEEHFQRLLPVLRAMGTTVRRMGDLGAGSLAKACNQLIVGTTTAALAEAAELAERSGMDVSSLFDVLAGGLAGSRVLEIVGPRLTAKDYAPTGPAKFMHKDLTFVLESAEAAGTAVPMATAGVELYRELIDQGLGDQDLAVVRQAIANLSHSAPSPLN, encoded by the coding sequence ATGACCGCCAAGACCGTAGGGTTTGTGGGACTCGGGCTCATGGGCTTCCCCATGGCAGCAAATCTACTAGCCAACGGCTGGGAGGTAACTGCGTGGAACCGCTCGGCTGGCGCGCTCGCAGAGTTGGAGAAGCTCGACGGCAAGCGCTCGGAGTCGGTTGCCGGGCTCCGGGACCAAGCCGTCATCATCTTCATGCTGCCCGATCTCTCCTACATCCAGGATGCCGCCGCGCCGCTGCTCGATTCCTGGCGTTTGGAGGTGCCGCTTCCGGGAACCACCCTCGTAGTCATGAGCAGTGTGTCCCCGACAGCCGTCCAGGACTTCGGGCGGACGGTCCACAGCGCAAGCGGCGGGAATGCCGTCGTCGTCGATGCACCGGTCAGCGGGGGCACCAAAGGTGCGCAGGACGGGACCCTGGCCATCATGGTCGGAGCCGGGGAAGAGCACTTCCAGCGCTTGCTTCCAGTGCTTCGAGCCATGGGCACCACCGTCCGCCGCATGGGCGACTTGGGCGCCGGTTCGCTGGCAAAGGCCTGCAACCAGCTCATCGTCGGGACCACGACGGCGGCGCTTGCGGAAGCCGCCGAACTCGCCGAGCGCTCGGGCATGGATGTATCTTCCCTGTTCGACGTCCTGGCCGGCGGCCTTGCCGGAAGCCGGGTCCTGGAGATCGTCGGCCCACGCCTGACGGCCAAGGATTACGCTCCCACAGGTCCCGCGAAATTCATGCACAAGGACCTCACGTTCGTCCTCGAAAGCGCGGAGGCGGCCGGGACCGCGGTCCCGATGGCAACCGCCGGCGTCGAACTTTACCGCGAACTGATCGATCAAGGCCTTGGTGACCAGGATCTCGCCGTCGTCCGCCAGGCCATCGCGAATCTCAGCCACTCCGCCCCAAGCCCCCTGAACTAG
- a CDS encoding isoprenylcysteine carboxylmethyltransferase family protein: MTAPSDSAHAKRLAVIGTAVFAAAPATVAGLLPWVVTRWKVHEPVPGGLPAQCAGVLLIGAGAAVITNSFVRFALEGMGTPAPFAPPKNLVVGGFYRYVRNPIYVAIGAAVVGQGLLFGEPKLFGLAALGAVPVVAFVRLHEEPTLERKFGAEYEEYRANVPRWLPRPTPWLPS, from the coding sequence ATGACGGCGCCCAGTGATTCAGCCCATGCCAAGAGGTTGGCGGTCATCGGCACGGCGGTGTTCGCCGCCGCCCCCGCAACCGTTGCAGGTTTGCTGCCGTGGGTGGTGACGCGGTGGAAGGTGCACGAGCCCGTACCGGGCGGATTACCCGCCCAATGTGCGGGTGTCCTGCTGATTGGCGCCGGCGCGGCGGTGATCACCAATTCGTTTGTGCGGTTTGCCCTCGAGGGAATGGGTACCCCGGCGCCCTTTGCTCCGCCGAAGAACCTTGTGGTCGGCGGGTTCTACAGATACGTGCGGAACCCCATCTATGTAGCCATCGGGGCCGCGGTCGTCGGACAGGGCTTGCTATTCGGAGAGCCGAAGCTGTTTGGCCTGGCGGCCTTGGGAGCCGTTCCCGTGGTGGCCTTCGTCAGGTTGCACGAGGAACCGACACTGGAACGCAAGTTTGGCGCCGAGTACGAGGAGTACCGCGCCAACGTCCCGCGCTGGTTGCCACGACCCACTCCGTGGCTACCGAGCTAG
- a CDS encoding SDR family oxidoreductase has product MSGLFDLTGRVALVTGSSRGIGNALARGLADAGATVVVNGINTERLKDAAAAMAADFGPGRIHSCAFDVTSDSAAARGVAWVEENVGPLDILVNNAGIQHRVPMLDLDVKDWDRVITTDLTSAFLVGREAARHMIPRGRGKIINICSVQTDLARPTIAPYVAAKGGLRNLTRAMTAEWAASGLQINGIAPGYIHTEMTQNLVDDPDFNSWILGRTPAHRWGTVADLAGPAVWLASEASNFVNGQTIFVDGGMTVVV; this is encoded by the coding sequence ATGAGTGGACTCTTTGATCTCACAGGGCGCGTAGCGCTCGTCACCGGATCCAGCCGCGGCATCGGCAACGCGTTGGCCCGCGGATTGGCCGACGCCGGTGCCACAGTTGTCGTCAACGGCATCAACACCGAACGGCTCAAGGACGCTGCAGCCGCCATGGCGGCGGACTTCGGACCCGGTCGCATCCATAGCTGCGCGTTCGATGTCACCAGCGATTCCGCGGCGGCCCGGGGCGTGGCCTGGGTCGAGGAGAACGTTGGCCCGCTCGATATCCTGGTCAACAATGCGGGCATCCAGCACCGCGTCCCCATGCTGGACCTTGATGTTAAGGATTGGGACCGGGTCATCACTACAGACCTGACGAGCGCCTTCCTCGTGGGACGTGAAGCGGCCCGCCACATGATCCCGCGAGGCCGCGGCAAGATCATCAACATCTGCTCCGTACAGACGGACCTGGCGCGCCCCACGATCGCTCCCTATGTTGCCGCGAAGGGTGGCTTGCGCAACCTGACCCGCGCCATGACCGCCGAATGGGCGGCCTCCGGCCTCCAGATCAACGGTATCGCTCCGGGTTACATCCACACCGAAATGACCCAGAACCTCGTAGACGATCCCGACTTCAACTCCTGGATCCTCGGCCGGACGCCGGCCCACAGATGGGGGACCGTGGCCGATCTCGCCGGCCCGGCGGTGTGGCTCGCCTCCGAAGCTTCGAACTTCGTCAACGGCCAGACGATCTTCGTCGACGGCGGAATGACGGTGGTCGTCTAA
- a CDS encoding IclR family transcriptional regulator, whose translation MADSRTSRSAEGLGSSSPAPAVTRAAAVMDALAAAPSGRLTLSDLSRELGIPKSSTSNLLLALEEARLITREGADFSLGRKLVELGAAYLSRLDEVQEFYKFCEQAPTLSGETVRIAMIDGDHIIYLARYEGHPAVRLTSNIGDKMPLSLSAVGKVLLAQLHDHDIEEMFPDDVELPVMTPKSLRSAAELKAQVAAIRKQGYALEDEESTLGVVCLAVPVPTHGAHGPSLGLSVTALKATFSEEQAALMVKELKELAHSLGNPMG comes from the coding sequence ATGGCCGATTCCCGCACCTCACGTTCCGCCGAAGGGTTGGGGAGCTCCTCGCCGGCGCCGGCCGTGACCCGCGCAGCAGCGGTCATGGATGCCTTGGCTGCGGCTCCTTCCGGGCGACTGACGCTTAGCGACCTTTCGAGGGAACTTGGGATTCCGAAGTCTTCCACGTCAAATCTGTTGCTGGCCCTGGAGGAAGCCCGGCTCATCACGCGCGAAGGTGCCGACTTTTCGCTCGGCAGGAAACTGGTTGAACTCGGGGCGGCCTACCTCAGCCGCCTCGATGAGGTGCAAGAGTTCTACAAGTTCTGCGAGCAGGCCCCAACGTTGTCTGGTGAAACCGTGCGAATCGCAATGATCGACGGCGATCACATCATCTACCTTGCACGCTATGAGGGGCACCCGGCCGTCCGGCTCACCTCGAACATCGGCGACAAAATGCCCCTTTCGCTGAGTGCGGTCGGCAAAGTGCTCCTGGCCCAACTTCACGACCATGACATCGAGGAGATGTTCCCGGACGACGTGGAGCTCCCTGTCATGACCCCGAAGTCTCTCCGGAGTGCCGCTGAGCTCAAGGCCCAAGTGGCTGCGATCCGCAAGCAGGGCTATGCCCTGGAAGACGAGGAATCGACCCTCGGCGTGGTGTGTCTCGCCGTGCCCGTGCCTACCCACGGGGCACACGGCCCCAGCCTCGGTCTCTCGGTGACTGCATTGAAGGCCACCTTTTCCGAAGAGCAAGCCGCCTTGATGGTCAAGGAGCTCAAGGAGCTTGCCCACTCGCTGGGCAACCCCATGGGCTAA